A stretch of Castanea sativa cultivar Marrone di Chiusa Pesio chromosome 2, ASM4071231v1 DNA encodes these proteins:
- the LOC142623288 gene encoding bifunctional nuclease 2 isoform X2, protein MLGARVGVRTLTGLGSATFSDQSRSSSSSSCSSWAPKPNALRLSSPFRFGSKRCRSNNNNNNNSSQIQSQSMLIVSCKSSSGRFGGRSGNAHDRNDHDFLEASLLLSETVLHHRMRRQGYREERKWPSPGQLTPFSVQLKKPRVNVDLIGESFLRRFQNPTIFLKISCDGDFLLPIIVGEFAVEKLIDPQWEDKNGVFPDQFNFIRDLVEKLGYQVTMVRITERVTNTYFARLYFSKAPIFVSRQIVLEDAIKIGYGMGRTRDTKCTYDVSLDSAADGPDILLEELDLVKNMNLAIKEERYKDAAMWRDKLVKLRESST, encoded by the exons atgctgggAGCTCGAGTCGGTGTCCGTACACTCACCGGGTTGGGCAGCGCCACCTTCAGCGATCAGAGTAGGAGCTCGAGTTCGAGTTCGTGTTCGAGTTGGGCCCCTAAGCCTAACGCGCTTCGCCTCTCGAGCCCATTTCGTTTCGGAAGCAAACGGTGTCGtagtaacaacaacaacaacaacaatagctCCCAAATCCAATCGCAATCGATGCTCATCGTTTCTTGTAAGTCTTCAAGCGGAAGATTCGGTGGCCGATCCGGCAATGCCCACGATCGCAACGATCATGACTTTCTTGAAGCTTCTCTCCTCCTCTCAg AAACCGTGTTGCATCACCGGATGCGAAGGCAAGGATATCGAGAAGAGAGGAAGTGGCCGTCCCCTGGTCAATTGACCCCATTTTCagttcaattaaaaaaaccacGTGTCAATGTCGATTTAATTGGAGAGAGTTTTCTCCGCCGCTTTCAGAATCCTACAATCTTTCTCAAGATTTCTTGTGATGGAGACTTTTTGCTACCGATTATTgtag GAGAATTTGCCGTTGAAAAACTTATAGATCCCCAGTGGGAAGATAAGAATGGG GTCTTCCCAGATCAATTCAACTTCATTAGAGATCTAGTGGAAAAACTTGGCTACCAG GTTACTATGGTGAGAATTACAGAAAGAGTCACTAATACTTACTTTGCCAGACTATATTTTAGCAAG GCACCAATATTTGTAAGTAGACAAATTGTCTTGGAAGATGCTATTAAAATTGGTTATGGGATGGGCAGAACACGTGATACTAAGTGTACTTATGATGTGTCCCTTGACAG TGCTGCAGATGGTCCAGATATACTGTTGGAGGAACTTGATTTAGTGAAGAATATGAATTTAGCTATCAAAGAAGAAAGGTACAAGGATGCAG CCATGTGGCGAGACAAACTAGTGAAGCTTCGTGAGTCAAGTACATGA
- the LOC142623288 gene encoding bifunctional nuclease 2 isoform X1 has protein sequence MLGARVGVRTLTGLGSATFSDQSRSSSSSSCSSWAPKPNALRLSSPFRFGSKRCRSNNNNNNNSSQIQSQSMLIVSCKSSSGRFGGRSGNAHDRNDHDFLEASLLLSETVLHHRMRRQGYREERKWPSPGQLTPFSVQLKKPRVNVDLIGESFLRRFQNPTIFLKISCDGDFLLPIIVGEFAVEKLIDPQWEDKNGVFPDQFNFIRDLVEKLGYQVTMVRITERVTNTYFARLYFSKPGKNDILSVDARPSDAINVANRCKAPIFVSRQIVLEDAIKIGYGMGRTRDTKCTYDVSLDSAADGPDILLEELDLVKNMNLAIKEERYKDAAMWRDKLVKLRESST, from the exons atgctgggAGCTCGAGTCGGTGTCCGTACACTCACCGGGTTGGGCAGCGCCACCTTCAGCGATCAGAGTAGGAGCTCGAGTTCGAGTTCGTGTTCGAGTTGGGCCCCTAAGCCTAACGCGCTTCGCCTCTCGAGCCCATTTCGTTTCGGAAGCAAACGGTGTCGtagtaacaacaacaacaacaacaatagctCCCAAATCCAATCGCAATCGATGCTCATCGTTTCTTGTAAGTCTTCAAGCGGAAGATTCGGTGGCCGATCCGGCAATGCCCACGATCGCAACGATCATGACTTTCTTGAAGCTTCTCTCCTCCTCTCAg AAACCGTGTTGCATCACCGGATGCGAAGGCAAGGATATCGAGAAGAGAGGAAGTGGCCGTCCCCTGGTCAATTGACCCCATTTTCagttcaattaaaaaaaccacGTGTCAATGTCGATTTAATTGGAGAGAGTTTTCTCCGCCGCTTTCAGAATCCTACAATCTTTCTCAAGATTTCTTGTGATGGAGACTTTTTGCTACCGATTATTgtag GAGAATTTGCCGTTGAAAAACTTATAGATCCCCAGTGGGAAGATAAGAATGGG GTCTTCCCAGATCAATTCAACTTCATTAGAGATCTAGTGGAAAAACTTGGCTACCAG GTTACTATGGTGAGAATTACAGAAAGAGTCACTAATACTTACTTTGCCAGACTATATTTTAGCAAG CCTGGGAAAAATGACATTCTGAGTGTGGATGCACGTCCCTCAGATGCCATAAATGTGGCAAATAGATGTAAG GCACCAATATTTGTAAGTAGACAAATTGTCTTGGAAGATGCTATTAAAATTGGTTATGGGATGGGCAGAACACGTGATACTAAGTGTACTTATGATGTGTCCCTTGACAG TGCTGCAGATGGTCCAGATATACTGTTGGAGGAACTTGATTTAGTGAAGAATATGAATTTAGCTATCAAAGAAGAAAGGTACAAGGATGCAG CCATGTGGCGAGACAAACTAGTGAAGCTTCGTGAGTCAAGTACATGA
- the LOC142623346 gene encoding ankyrin repeat domain-containing protein, chloroplastic → MSLCSSVILLFPNTPIPKLFFSFLPTPPPTLSLSLTPRTINLSSKRHSFLPLQNDDVFELEDELVIGDCVVFEEGVFDDPYLQNDIGEEPQTPKPNKKQQKPISEIEPENLVPEKWKEVQAEINITKKERRKIAQDLEFGSKVEKKKKGYEPIRDANAVKEYLEFKKEKLGQLNPLVLDNPTSFPEKEGEGEGEDEDERIGFQYSSERVKPKNPRWAVYGRGLEDLTEFFNGENYEPGENKSEGRPKMFTKEEKYTLNRKIPDVAAATCVKWLPLHTLAASGEFYFMNALLKHNVDINAVDKDGWTALHKAIIGKKQAITNYLLRESANPLVLDKDGATLMHYAVQTASSQAIKILLLYNVDINHQDNDGWTPLHLAVQARRTDVVRLLLIKGANKTLKNKDGLTPLELCLYSGQDTKTYELIKLLKKLPKQP, encoded by the exons ATGTCACTCTGCTCCTCAGTTATTCTTCTATTCCCCAACACTCCAATTCCAAAACTATTCTTCTCTTTCCTCCCCACTCCTCCACCCACACTTTCCCTCTCCCTCACCCCCAGAACCATAAACCTCTCAAGCAAACGCCACTCCTTTCTCCCCCTCCAAAACGACGACGTCTTCGAACTCGAAGATGAACTCGTCATCGGCGACTGTGTCGTATTCGAAGAAGGAGTATTCGACGACCCATATCTCCAAAACGACATTGGAGAAGAACCCCAAActcccaaaccaaacaaaaaacaacaaaaacccatttcaGAAATCGAGCCCGAGAATCTAGTCCCTGAAAAGTGGAAAGAGGTTCAAGCTGAGATTAACATAACGAAGAAAGAGAGGCGAAAGATTGCTCAGGACTTGGAGTTCGGTAGCAAAGtcgagaagaagaagaaagggtaCGAACCCATTAGAGATGCGAATGCAGTGAAGGAGTACTTGGAGTTTAAGAAGGAAAAGTTGGGGCAGCTCAACCCGCTTGTGCTCGATAACCCAACTAGTTTTCCTGAGAAAGAAGGTGAAGGTGAaggtgaagatgaagatgaaaggaTTGGGTTTCAGTATTCAAGTGAGAGAGTGAAGCCCAAGAATCCAAGGTGGGCAGTGTATGGTAGGGGGTTGGAGGATTTGACGGAGTTCTTCAATGGTGAGAATTATGAGCCTGGTGAAAATAAATCCGAAG GCCGTCCTAAGATGTTTACAAAAGAGGAAAAGTATACGCTGAATAGGAAGATACCTGATGTGGCAGCTGCTACTTGT GTCAAATGGCTACCTTTGCACACTCTTGCTGCATCAGGAGAGTTTTACTTCATGAATGCTTTGTTGAAACATAATGTTGATATCAATGCTGTGGATAAG GATGGTTGGACTGCTCTTCACAAAGCAATAATTGGAAAAAAGCAGGCCATTACAAACTATCTTTTGAGAGAGTCAGCTAATCCATTAGTTCTCGATAAA GATGGGGCCACTTTGATGCATTATGCAGTGCAAACAGCTTCCAGCCAGGCAATTAAAATCCTTCTACTGTATAATGTTGATATAAATCATCAGGACAAT GATGGGTGGACACCATTACATCTTGCTGTTCAAGCTCGGAGAACAGATGTGGTGAGGCTCTTATTGATTAAAGGAGCTAACAAGACATTGAAAAACAAG GATGGTTTAACCCCACTTGAACTTTGCCTTTATTCTGGTCAAGACACAAAGACTTACGAGCTCATTAAGCTCTTGAAGAAACTTCCTAAGCAACCTTAA